The proteins below are encoded in one region of Castor canadensis chromosome 6, mCasCan1.hap1v2, whole genome shotgun sequence:
- the LOC141424277 gene encoding uncharacterized protein yields MYLHSRWQLVLQRHQKREGTLVSAALRSNSLSTGPESTPPELLVLPSHGSCVSGEAGSDDLAGLRGGAWRPPAFPACPAPARRRFGHVPGHVAPALAIFAASSQGSPPPPPPEPLSLGAAARLLPVAAAMNIFRLTGLLSHLAAIVILLLKIWKTRSCAGERPGEAQEAGARGAGAPEGAGRGGPRPSLEGGWDRGGHHGRRWAMGPV; encoded by the exons ATGTACCTGCACTCTAGGTGGCAGCTTGTGCTGCAGAGGCACCAAAAGAGAGAGGGGACACTGGTCAGTgcagccctgagatcaaacagtCTGAGCACAGGTCCAGAATCAACTCCACCCGAGCTTCTTGTCCTCCCGAGTCATGGCTCGTGTGTCAGTGGTGAGGCTGGCAGCGATGATCTG GCGGGGCTAAGGGGCGGGGCTTGGCGGCCGCCCGCTTTCCCAGCCTGCCCCGCGCCTGCGCGACGGCGGTTCGGCCACGTCCCTGGCCACGTCGCGCCCGCTCTCGCCATCTTCGCCGCTTCCTCTCAGGGGTCGCCGCCTCCGCCGCCTCCTGAGCCGCTGAGCCTCGGGGCCGCCGCGCGTTTGCTACCTGTCGCCGCCGCCATGAACATCTTCCGGTTGACCGGACTCTTGTCCCATTTGGCGGCCATCGTCATCCTGCTGCTGAAGATCTGGAAGACGCGCTCCTGTGCCGGTGAGCGGCCGGGCGAGGCCCAAGAGGCTGGGGCGCGCGGGGCCGGGGCTCccgagggggcggggcgggggggaccCCGGCCGTCCCTGGAAGGGGGCTGGGATCGCGGTGGCCATCACGGCCGTCGGTGGGCGATGGGCCCGGTGTGA
- the LOC141424278 gene encoding sperm motility kinase 2B-like, which yields MERKVKNSFFGENIVTKHYTILHTLGQGGFGEVKLAQHRVTGAQVAIKIVSKGEQSFTSISSEVAIMKSIEHPNIVRLFHVIESKKSVYMVMEFASGGDLHDYVLEKGQVEEGEARKLFYQITCALSYCHSKGIVHHDLKPENILVDGSGSVKLSDFGLSAIVQAGEKLLMFCGTDVFWAPELFDGKAYEGPPVDVWSLGMTLYYILTGSLPFSEDTTCELEQQIRHLTFQFPACLSAEVQQLTHYILTADPRGRPTVADIIQHPWLKADQEQRQEIPPTQSYRNVLGTMRGLGYHSQEIRDSLMKKSYNHIMATFLLLQHQTPQGDSSSRQEEEVKDCDDPPCLPLTDPVNSFQRRLSATALHSVIKSVAPEHQKGGDRQKGRRPASWPAVATCRGPTKARNIRASHCGIQDARHDTSDGQKGERGSVSSGLPPRPPTLGAESPITSGQPQSGTIRPTQGDDDHGGTTTFRKKWRRAARGLAKFVRGLCCCCVLVSKRKSQLHAFGETGQGSSKCGG from the coding sequence ATGGAGCGGAAGGTGAAGAACAGCTTTTTTGGTGAGAACATCGTCACCAAGCATTACACAATTCTGCACACCCTTGGCCAAGGCGGGTTTGGTGAGGTAAAACTGGCCCAGCACAGAGTTACAGGAGCCCAGGTGGCCATCAAAATTGTTTCCAAAGGGGAGCAGAGCTTCACCTCCATATCCTCGGAGGTGGCTATAATGAAGTCTATAGAGCACCCAAACATCGTGCGTTTATTTCATGTGATCGAATCAAAAAAATCGGTGTATATGGTGATGGAGTTTGCCTCTGGGGGAGACCTCCATGACTACGTCTTGGAGAAAGGCcaggtggaggagggggaggctCGCAAATTGTTCTATCAGATCACCTGTGCACTGAGCTACTGTCACAGCAAGGGCATTGTGCATCACGACCTCAAGCCAGAGAATATCTTGGTGGATGGCAGTGGCTCAGTGAAACTCAGTGACTTTGGCCTCAGTGCCATTGTCCAAGCCGGGGAAAAATTGCTCATGTTTTGTGGCACTGATGTTTTCTGGGCGCCTGAACTTTTTGATGGGAAGGCCTACGAGGGGCCTCCCGTGGACGTGTGGAGTCTAGGAATGACTTTATATTACATCCTGACGGGCTCGCTCCCCTTTAGCGAAGACACCACCTGTGAGCTGGAGCAGCAGATCAGGCATCTGACGTTCCAGTTTCCAGCATGCCTGTCTGCAGAGGTGCAACAACTGACCCACTACATCCTGACTGCCGACCCCAGAGGGAGGCCCACTGTGGCTGATATCATCCAGCACCCCTGGTTAAAGGCAGACCAAGAACAGAGGCAGGAGATACCCCCCACCCAATCCTATCGCAACGTCTTGGGAACGATGCGTGGACTGGGGTATCATTCCCAGGAGATCAGGGACTCTCTAATGAAAAAGTCCTACAATCATATTATGGctaccttcctcctcctccagcatcAGACACCACAGGGGGACAGTTCCAGCAGACAAGAGGAAGAGGTCAAGGACTGTGACGATCCTCCTTGCCTGCCCCTGACAGACCCTGTCAACTCCTTCCAGAGGCGACTCAGTGCAACTGCCCTTCACTCCGTCATCAAATCGGTAGCCCCGGAACACCAAAAAGGTGGCGATAGGCAGAAGGGCCGCAGACCAGCCTCGTGGCCTGCTGTAGCCACCTGCAGGGGACCCACGAAGGCCAGAAACATCAGAGCCTCCCACTGCGGCATTCAGGATGCCCGGCATGATACCAGCGATGGTCAGAAGGGAGAGCGAGGCAGCGTGTCCAGTGGgctgcccccccgcccccccaccctgGGCGCAGAAAGTCCCATCACCAGTGGGCAACCCCAGAGTGGCACGATCAGGCCCACTCAGGGAGATGATGACCATGGAGGGACCACGACCTTCAGGAAGAAGTGGAGGAGAGCTGCCCGTGGCCTTGCCAAATTCGTCAGGGGCCTCTGTTGTTGTTGTGTGCTGGTCAGCAAGAGAAAAAGTCAACTTCATGCTTTTGGAGAGACGGGCCAAGGGTCAAGTAAGTGTGGCGGGTGA